The uncultured Desulfobulbus sp. genome window below encodes:
- a CDS encoding permease-like cell division protein FtsX, with the protein MRFLAVTFGHTIRNMLLTWKSQCMTLFTVSLSVLIFSFFYLVYTNALQVSASLDDDLRLIVYLDEEPSPPMQAQYRSKILKFDQVEKIEFVSSHDAYQRFERALGTNADVLTGVPEDFLPPSIEVYPIRSLDSLSRIKRFSDYLQTLPGVLKVQYGQEWIDRFHSFIQLIRVVIILSGALLVMTTTFMVAHTIRLTLVSRQQELELLRLVGATNNYIRTPFLFEGALQGLIGAASGMGALLLLYNWIKLQFAGPSTTPLPFTFLSWPVIGLLVGLATLLCILGSFSAIRRFTRL; encoded by the coding sequence ATGCGCTTTCTTGCTGTCACCTTTGGACATACCATACGAAACATGCTGCTGACCTGGAAATCGCAGTGCATGACCCTGTTTACAGTTTCGCTATCGGTATTAATTTTTTCCTTTTTTTATCTGGTTTACACCAATGCCCTGCAGGTCAGCGCCTCGCTTGATGATGACTTACGGTTGATCGTTTACCTGGACGAGGAACCCTCACCACCTATGCAGGCTCAGTACCGCTCAAAAATTCTTAAATTTGATCAGGTAGAGAAGATCGAGTTTGTCAGTAGCCATGATGCCTACCAACGATTTGAACGAGCACTGGGAACAAATGCGGACGTGCTCACCGGTGTACCGGAAGATTTTCTGCCCCCTTCTATCGAGGTTTATCCCATTCGTTCGCTGGACAGCCTCTCACGGATAAAACGGTTCTCCGATTATCTCCAGACCTTGCCAGGTGTCCTCAAAGTACAGTACGGCCAAGAGTGGATTGATCGCTTCCATTCCTTTATTCAACTGATTCGAGTGGTCATCATCCTCTCGGGTGCATTGCTTGTCATGACCACTACCTTTATGGTGGCACACACTATCCGCCTCACCTTGGTTTCCAGACAGCAGGAGCTGGAACTACTTCGCCTGGTAGGCGCCACCAACAACTACATTCGCACGCCCTTTCTCTTTGAAGGAGCCCTGCAGGGGCTGATTGGGGCGGCAAGTGGAATGGGGGCACTCCTCCTGTTATACAACTGGATCAAACTTCAGTTTGCCGGACCATCTACAACGCCCCTCCCATTCACCTTCTTAAGCTGGCCGGTTATCGGGCTTCTGGTCGGCCTGGCAACACTGCTCTGTATCCTCGGCAGTTTTTCGGCCATTCGACGATTCACTCGCTTGTAA
- a CDS encoding DUF445 family protein, which translates to MLAFDASLLTAVAHPCIGAFIGYLTNRVAIRMLFRPLEPWFVFGIQVPMTPGVIPSKRHELAENIGAMVGQHLLTSKDIGAAISEEPFQEHLADLVDRRVREIMMRDLGPIGEEIPRRFKAYFKIGVKTIKYQLSDGINRYLATEQFEQQLRESIDARLDAMASREINDLLAPENRREIYLVFNEILRDLLGGPQVGLWLGDTLAQGIRKSAAQGKTLADLVPEEVVGLVKSFARTHAAKILASMGHQVADPLIRDQVISGVLKGVDHFLNSLGPMGAMARGFLEKESLEDKVGEYLVGKEEDLVVWLSSPEIQARLHQALDNSIDELMHKPLSELLENVSDEQLNDFCRGAAGQMLALMQQDGALNNISAMVHVSMEDLIDNGQMHCAELGEKFFGKEQGAQLREVFSGEILALLRSHKTQRLVNTMLGSMVDALIRRPIGMLYHVVPGGVRQGFNNALSLTISRMLLQEVPGVVESLNIKRLVMEKIDGLDLLQLEKLLLSIMEEQFKYINLFGAFLGFVLGLINLVLVEFL; encoded by the coding sequence GTGCTTGCCTTTGATGCTTCCCTGCTGACCGCCGTCGCCCATCCCTGTATAGGTGCCTTCATCGGGTATCTGACCAATAGAGTTGCCATTCGAATGTTGTTTCGCCCGCTGGAACCCTGGTTTGTCTTTGGCATACAGGTGCCCATGACTCCGGGGGTTATCCCCTCAAAACGTCATGAACTGGCAGAAAATATTGGTGCAATGGTGGGGCAGCATCTGCTGACCAGCAAGGATATAGGTGCTGCTATTTCTGAGGAACCTTTTCAAGAGCATCTGGCAGATCTGGTCGATCGTCGTGTCCGTGAAATCATGATGCGCGATCTGGGGCCCATTGGCGAGGAGATCCCCCGTCGTTTCAAGGCCTACTTCAAAATTGGTGTAAAAACGATCAAGTACCAGCTGAGTGACGGAATCAACCGTTATCTGGCAACCGAGCAGTTTGAGCAGCAGTTACGGGAATCCATTGATGCCCGCCTTGATGCCATGGCCAGCCGTGAGATCAATGACCTGCTGGCGCCGGAAAACCGTCGTGAAATTTATCTGGTGTTCAACGAGATTCTGCGTGATCTCCTGGGCGGACCGCAGGTCGGTCTCTGGTTGGGCGATACGCTGGCTCAGGGAATCCGTAAATCAGCGGCCCAGGGAAAAACATTGGCTGATCTGGTTCCTGAGGAGGTCGTTGGGCTGGTCAAATCATTTGCCCGTACCCATGCAGCCAAAATTCTTGCGAGCATGGGGCATCAGGTGGCAGACCCCTTGATCCGTGACCAGGTGATTTCTGGGGTACTCAAAGGGGTTGATCATTTTCTGAATTCCCTGGGGCCGATGGGTGCCATGGCTCGTGGTTTTCTGGAAAAGGAGTCGTTGGAAGATAAGGTGGGTGAGTACCTGGTGGGTAAAGAGGAGGATCTGGTCGTCTGGCTTTCCAGCCCCGAAATCCAGGCCCGGTTACACCAAGCCCTGGATAATTCCATTGACGAGCTGATGCACAAACCGCTCTCTGAACTTTTGGAAAATGTCAGTGATGAGCAGTTAAACGATTTTTGTCGTGGAGCCGCAGGGCAGATGCTTGCGCTCATGCAACAGGATGGGGCGCTCAATAATATTAGTGCCATGGTTCATGTGAGCATGGAAGATCTGATTGATAATGGCCAGATGCACTGCGCCGAACTGGGGGAGAAATTTTTTGGGAAGGAGCAGGGGGCCCAGCTTCGAGAAGTATTCAGTGGCGAGATCCTGGCTCTGCTACGTTCCCATAAAACCCAGCGTCTGGTGAACACCATGCTGGGCTCCATGGTTGATGCCTTGATCAGGCGGCCTATAGGCATGCTCTACCATGTGGTGCCCGGAGGAGTGCGCCAGGGCTTTAATAACGCCCTCTCTTTAACCATCAGCCGTATGCTGCTTCAGGAAGTTCCCGGAGTGGTGGAATCGCTCAATATCAAACGTCTGGTGATGGAGAAAATCGACGGTCTCGATCTTTTGCAACTTGAAAAATTGCTGCTCTCCATTATGGAGGAACAGTTCAAATATATTAATCTTTTCGGAGCATTCCTCGGTTTTGTCCTTGGCTTGATCAATCTGGTGCTGGTGGAATTTCTCTGA
- a CDS encoding HAD family hydrolase: MPYKAVLFDLDGTLLNTLEDLAHAGNSVLAELSLPTHPVNAYRYFVGAGLATLMERILPENQRQPETVTAAMRIFERIYSKTWHDSTAPYTGVPEMLSQLVEAGVQVAILSNKPHDFTLLCVEKMLPQWPFRPIFGQREGVAKKPDPAGALQAAEHLGCTPQEVLYVGDTSIDMHTARAAGMDSVGVLWGFRGADELKEAGAAHLISHPQELLSIALSTCS, from the coding sequence ATGCCGTACAAAGCGGTCCTGTTTGATCTGGATGGGACCTTACTCAATACCCTGGAAGATTTGGCTCATGCAGGTAACAGCGTTCTTGCAGAGCTTTCTCTCCCTACGCATCCAGTTAATGCCTACCGTTATTTTGTCGGAGCGGGGCTTGCAACTTTAATGGAGAGGATTCTCCCTGAAAACCAACGTCAGCCAGAGACGGTTACGGCGGCAATGAGAATCTTTGAACGCATTTACTCCAAGACCTGGCATGATAGCACAGCACCTTACACGGGGGTGCCCGAGATGTTGAGCCAGCTGGTGGAAGCAGGTGTGCAGGTAGCTATTCTTTCCAATAAACCCCATGATTTTACGCTGCTCTGTGTGGAGAAAATGCTTCCTCAATGGCCGTTTCGGCCGATTTTTGGTCAGCGTGAAGGAGTTGCCAAAAAACCTGATCCGGCAGGTGCCCTGCAAGCTGCTGAACACCTAGGATGTACTCCGCAGGAAGTACTGTACGTTGGAGATACCTCCATTGACATGCATACGGCTCGCGCTGCAGGTATGGATTCAGTTGGGGTTCTCTGGGGATTTCGCGGGGCTGATGAACTGAAAGAGGCCGGTGCTGCCCATTTGATCAGTCACCCCCAGGAGTTACTCTCTATAGCCTTGTCAACTTGCTCGTAA
- the era gene encoding GTPase Era, which translates to MKTTSHRSGVTAIIGPPNAGKSTLLNHLLQLKIAIVTPKPQTTRNRIMGIVTGEQYQMILLDTPGLHNAREEMNRQMVRVAMESLAEADVVLFLVDATDMPPKKLEQRAEEYKKYLDKVQTPVVLALNKVDLLAPAQLLPVMEWYGNLHPFSAIVPISALEGSAVDTLTQELVKHLPEGPQYYPDDLPTDATERFIASEIIREKVFLLTRDEVPYSTAVVIDQFDEGEPVVIHATIMVERSSQKGILVGQKGRMLATIRKQSTADIEHLLGCKVQLHLWIKVRKNWSSNQNILRDLGLA; encoded by the coding sequence TTGAAGACGACCAGCCACCGTTCCGGAGTGACAGCGATCATCGGGCCACCTAACGCCGGAAAGTCAACACTGCTTAACCATCTGTTACAATTGAAAATTGCCATAGTGACTCCCAAGCCGCAGACCACCCGCAATCGCATTATGGGGATCGTCACTGGCGAGCAGTATCAGATGATTTTACTCGATACGCCGGGCTTACATAATGCGCGGGAAGAAATGAACCGGCAGATGGTGCGAGTGGCCATGGAGAGCCTGGCCGAGGCGGACGTGGTTTTATTTCTGGTCGATGCAACCGATATGCCGCCCAAGAAGCTGGAGCAGCGGGCAGAGGAGTACAAAAAGTATCTGGACAAGGTGCAGACCCCGGTGGTCCTGGCCCTGAATAAGGTGGACCTGCTTGCACCAGCCCAGCTCTTGCCGGTGATGGAGTGGTACGGCAACCTGCATCCCTTCAGCGCCATTGTGCCCATATCCGCCCTCGAGGGCAGCGCCGTGGACACCTTGACCCAGGAACTGGTCAAGCATCTGCCCGAGGGGCCCCAGTACTATCCTGATGATCTCCCCACCGACGCCACCGAGCGATTTATAGCCTCTGAGATCATTCGAGAAAAAGTTTTTTTGCTGACTCGGGATGAGGTCCCTTATTCAACCGCCGTGGTCATTGATCAGTTCGATGAAGGTGAACCGGTGGTGATCCATGCCACTATCATGGTGGAGCGCAGCTCACAAAAAGGTATTCTTGTGGGGCAGAAAGGGCGGATGCTGGCCACGATTCGCAAGCAGTCCACCGCTGATATTGAACATCTGCTCGGCTGTAAGGTTCAGCTGCACCTCTGGATCAAGGTGCGCAAGAACTGGAGCTCAAATCAGAATATTCTAAGGGATTTGGGTTTAGCCTGA
- a CDS encoding methyl-accepting chemotaxis protein, translated as MKITSLKAKLIVYSVLLILITSVPIVVAVAYLINNSVYEQFDKTLKHQMALVNHTLNLFYDDLDRNIDMFAQHHLVRSADTSIRTYFDKKQNTMTPSKNGGIEQQIYQEFDNYAQTHPGTLYVYMGTEDGGYIQWPETSISDNYDPRKRPWYTKAMANKGGIIRTNPYEDAVNKSLIVSNARTFTDSSGKVRGVMAIDVTSSKITEIISDIHIGDTGYVMLLHKTGLVLADPAQQANNNKLLDDVGLSELKEAVNTNHAEYKLTLRNKEYRVNSLHSSTTDWVIVGLIEEDELAGTAKSTVITVILITSVAMLVVVLLAALVSLKVTKPIAEIVAGLKDIAEGEGDLTKRLTIFSKDELGELATWFNVFLDKLQVLIKDAFSNAQGVDSTSNTLLSVATKLAENTGDTSARANAVALSSEEMRNNFNNVAEAMEETTSNASMMAAAVEEMAATIHEIAANSEKARMISENAVSQASQTSNQMEELGQAAHAISAVTETITEISEQTNLLALNATIEAARAGEAGKGFAVVANEIKDLAAQTANATSEIKAKISGVQTTTTSSVDQIKTVATVINDINEIIVSIASAIEEQSVATQEISGSIGKTSEGIEAVNQNISDGNVVIEEITARIGDINQTTSHISDNSREIEQQSKELKERADQLHKMLARFTFE; from the coding sequence ATGAAAATTACCTCTCTTAAGGCAAAGCTCATTGTTTATTCCGTTCTGCTCATCCTGATTACCTCCGTCCCCATAGTCGTTGCCGTTGCCTACCTGATCAACAACTCGGTCTATGAGCAGTTTGACAAGACGCTCAAACACCAGATGGCCCTGGTGAATCACACGCTGAATCTGTTTTATGATGATCTTGATCGCAACATCGATATGTTTGCCCAGCATCATCTGGTTCGCAGTGCCGATACCAGTATACGCACCTATTTTGATAAAAAACAAAATACCATGACCCCGTCTAAAAATGGGGGCATAGAACAGCAGATCTACCAGGAATTTGATAATTACGCCCAAACGCACCCAGGAACGCTCTATGTCTACATGGGGACCGAGGATGGCGGGTACATCCAGTGGCCGGAGACTTCGATATCCGATAATTACGATCCTCGAAAACGTCCCTGGTATACCAAGGCCATGGCCAACAAGGGCGGTATTATCAGAACAAACCCCTATGAAGATGCCGTCAATAAATCCCTCATCGTCTCCAATGCCAGGACCTTTACGGACAGTTCCGGCAAGGTCCGCGGGGTTATGGCGATTGATGTCACCAGCAGTAAAATTACAGAGATTATCAGTGATATTCATATCGGTGACACCGGCTATGTCATGCTGCTCCACAAAACCGGGCTGGTTTTGGCTGATCCGGCCCAGCAGGCAAACAATAATAAGCTTCTGGACGATGTTGGCTTAAGCGAGCTCAAAGAGGCAGTGAATACCAATCATGCGGAGTATAAACTGACCCTGCGGAATAAAGAATATCGGGTTAATTCGCTGCACTCCTCTACAACGGATTGGGTTATTGTCGGACTAATCGAAGAGGATGAACTAGCGGGTACAGCCAAATCTACCGTCATTACCGTCATTCTGATTACCTCTGTTGCCATGCTGGTGGTTGTGCTCCTTGCTGCCTTGGTCTCGTTGAAAGTTACCAAACCCATTGCCGAAATTGTCGCCGGGCTCAAGGACATTGCCGAGGGAGAGGGAGATCTGACCAAGCGGTTGACCATTTTCTCTAAAGATGAGCTTGGAGAACTGGCGACTTGGTTCAATGTCTTTTTGGATAAACTGCAGGTGTTGATCAAGGATGCCTTTTCCAATGCTCAGGGGGTGGATAGTACATCCAATACCCTGCTCAGTGTTGCGACCAAACTCGCTGAAAACACGGGAGATACCAGCGCGCGAGCTAATGCTGTCGCGCTTTCCTCCGAAGAAATGCGCAACAACTTCAATAATGTTGCAGAAGCCATGGAGGAGACCACCAGCAATGCCTCGATGATGGCCGCCGCTGTGGAAGAAATGGCGGCAACCATTCATGAGATTGCCGCTAATTCAGAAAAAGCGAGGATGATATCTGAAAATGCGGTGAGTCAAGCTTCTCAAACGTCAAACCAAATGGAGGAACTTGGTCAGGCTGCCCACGCCATTAGTGCGGTCACTGAAACGATCACCGAAATATCGGAGCAGACCAATTTGTTGGCACTGAATGCCACCATTGAGGCGGCCCGGGCAGGCGAGGCTGGTAAAGGCTTTGCTGTTGTAGCAAATGAAATTAAGGATCTTGCTGCACAGACCGCCAACGCAACTTCAGAGATCAAGGCTAAAATTAGCGGAGTTCAAACCACAACCACAAGTTCTGTTGACCAGATCAAGACTGTGGCCACTGTTATTAACGATATCAACGAAATCATAGTCTCCATTGCCTCTGCCATTGAGGAACAGTCTGTGGCGACGCAGGAAATTTCTGGGAGTATCGGCAAGACCTCAGAGGGGATTGAGGCGGTGAACCAAAATATCAGTGATGGTAACGTGGTCATCGAAGAGATTACTGCGCGAATCGGTGATATTAACCAGACCACTTCACATATTTCTGATAACAGTCGGGAGATTGAACAACAGTCTAAGGAGTTGAAGGAGCGGGCAGATCAGTTACATAAGATGCTGGCTCGTTTCACCTTTGAATGA
- a CDS encoding S41 family peptidase — MTRSFFSIFLCCCLWCTSVVADTDKQERDFYRDLETFANVLTLIQQYYVDEVDSGKVLTGAINGMLSSLDPHSAYMTAEDFRALEEETSGSFTGIGIEISIRDGVLTAVTPIEGTPADKQGIQPGDQIVRINGKLTKTMTLMEAVKMLRGEVGTQVTITIHRKQWKTPKDYILTREAIPLVSVNSMVLEPGYGYIRISNFQSSTTQDVVAALEGLRKNGHLLGLILDLRNNPGGLLDQAVNVSDLFLDKGVIVTTKGRFKEEQMVFEAHPTGGHNTFSMVVLVNSGSASGSEIVAGALQDHKRAIILGTTTFGKGSVQTVLPLPEGAGLRLTTAKYYTPSGDSIQATGIKPDMIVPLVPVISENEDKPETGPIATITIREKDLPNHLNNETLAPGYRAPKEKEMGNQEENFQRVDEIEQFSKRLEQDNQLRTALIILKSLDFAADQATE; from the coding sequence ATGACACGGTCGTTTTTTTCCATCTTTCTCTGCTGTTGCCTGTGGTGCACTTCCGTTGTTGCTGACACCGACAAACAAGAGCGGGACTTCTATCGAGACCTGGAGACCTTTGCCAACGTCCTCACGCTCATTCAGCAGTATTATGTGGATGAGGTGGACTCCGGCAAGGTGCTGACCGGTGCCATCAACGGCATGCTCAGTTCCCTGGATCCACACTCGGCTTACATGACGGCTGAAGATTTTCGTGCCCTGGAAGAGGAGACGTCGGGCAGCTTCACCGGAATCGGTATTGAGATTTCAATCCGAGATGGCGTGCTGACTGCCGTTACGCCCATTGAAGGCACACCAGCCGACAAACAGGGCATTCAGCCTGGGGACCAGATCGTTCGCATCAACGGCAAACTGACCAAAACCATGACCCTGATGGAAGCGGTGAAGATGCTGCGGGGAGAGGTTGGAACGCAGGTGACAATTACCATCCACCGAAAACAGTGGAAAACCCCTAAAGATTACATCTTGACCCGAGAAGCCATCCCTTTAGTCTCGGTAAACTCCATGGTGCTGGAACCCGGCTACGGGTATATTCGCATCTCCAACTTTCAGAGTTCGACCACGCAGGATGTCGTCGCGGCTCTTGAAGGACTACGCAAAAATGGACATCTCCTGGGGCTGATCCTCGATCTGCGCAACAACCCTGGTGGGCTGCTTGACCAGGCGGTAAACGTCTCCGATCTCTTCTTAGATAAAGGCGTAATTGTGACCACAAAGGGACGATTCAAGGAAGAACAAATGGTCTTTGAGGCCCATCCGACCGGGGGGCACAACACCTTCTCCATGGTCGTACTGGTCAACAGTGGTAGCGCCAGCGGCTCAGAAATTGTGGCTGGAGCCCTGCAGGATCACAAACGAGCTATCATTCTTGGTACGACCACCTTTGGCAAGGGCTCGGTCCAGACCGTCCTGCCTCTTCCTGAAGGAGCTGGGCTACGCCTGACGACGGCCAAGTATTATACCCCGTCAGGCGATTCTATTCAGGCCACTGGCATAAAACCGGATATGATCGTTCCTCTGGTGCCCGTGATCTCTGAAAATGAAGACAAGCCTGAGACCGGGCCCATCGCCACCATAACCATTCGGGAAAAGGATCTGCCCAATCACCTCAACAACGAAACCCTGGCACCGGGCTATCGGGCTCCCAAAGAAAAAGAAATGGGGAATCAGGAAGAAAATTTTCAACGGGTGGATGAAATCGAACAGTTCAGCAAACGTCTGGAACAGGATAACCAGCTGCGCACTGCGCTGATTATCCTTAAAAGCCTCGACTTTGCCGCAGACCAGGCTACAGAGTAA
- the ftsE gene encoding cell division ATP-binding protein FtsE translates to MPSTTIPPDVMIDLIKVSKTYPPEVQALVDVSLSINRGEIVYLTGMSGAGKTTLLRLISRMEKPSKGMIDVAGFDLAKLPQRKMHLLRRKIGMAYQDFKLLQDRTVADNIAIAMEVLYTPKKTIERRTRELLEQLNLSHKYATRAGELSRGEQQRVTIARAVANVPDIILADEPTGNLDGETTARVMDLFYRLNRKGSTLLIATHDTRLYRQDRDRVIELRFGRQQSAVQPRVFEAEEEHEFAEFQEGV, encoded by the coding sequence ATGCCCAGCACAACGATTCCGCCTGATGTAATGATCGACCTGATCAAGGTCTCCAAAACCTACCCTCCTGAGGTTCAGGCGCTCGTAGATGTCTCCTTGAGTATCAACCGTGGCGAGATTGTATATCTCACAGGCATGAGTGGTGCTGGTAAAACCACCCTGTTACGCCTGATCAGCCGTATGGAAAAACCCAGCAAAGGGATGATTGATGTAGCGGGTTTTGACCTGGCCAAACTACCCCAACGAAAAATGCACCTCCTGCGCCGCAAAATCGGTATGGCCTACCAGGACTTTAAACTCCTTCAGGACCGAACTGTGGCAGATAATATTGCCATCGCCATGGAGGTACTCTACACCCCCAAAAAGACCATTGAACGAAGGACGCGTGAACTTCTGGAGCAGCTGAATTTAAGCCACAAATATGCGACCCGAGCGGGTGAACTCTCCCGTGGCGAACAACAGCGGGTAACCATTGCCAGGGCCGTGGCCAACGTTCCGGACATTATTCTTGCCGACGAGCCCACGGGAAACCTGGATGGGGAAACAACCGCCCGGGTAATGGATCTCTTTTACCGACTCAATCGCAAAGGCTCCACCTTACTCATAGCCACCCACGACACACGGCTCTACCGCCAAGACAGGGACCGGGTGATTGAACTGCGCTTTGGCCGCCAGCAATCGGCTGTTCAGCCCCGTGTCTTCGAGGCAGAAGAGGAACATGAGTTCGCCGAGTTCCAGGAAGGGGTGTAA
- a CDS encoding peptidoglycan DD-metalloendopeptidase family protein, with translation MKRIFCTTLCLLFLSPWCLAQPTRQQDAISIGKLRFGIHDQEMLIRQSKEQEQQVRGDLTRLTHEVQSHQEKIETLKAKIGQQQQILKAKEQEMISLMRQNESLRSSLIKRLKAYYLSGQQGLFTYAFSGQTLPEMLISQEAFASLVTYDQELFSEYRASITEIKRVTEAKSLEKAMLEKFLEDTDQETQELKATVKQKDALMERVRAQKGLYVLALREMRKAERELADSLQHHQPQLTVALQGSFLENKGLLPPPLWGEVVRGFHQSGENGETTFANGITIKTPAKSEVFAIFGGTILFAGPMRGYGKMIIIDHHQQYYSVSARLGEISVQVGDTVSQGQLLGRTNAESYRPAGEFYFEIRRDALAENPLHWLSPESLSLP, from the coding sequence ATGAAACGGATCTTTTGTACAACCCTCTGTCTGCTGTTTCTTTCCCCGTGGTGCCTAGCACAGCCGACAAGGCAGCAGGATGCCATCTCCATCGGCAAACTGCGTTTTGGCATCCATGACCAGGAAATGCTCATTCGCCAGAGTAAAGAACAGGAACAGCAAGTACGCGGAGACCTTACCCGTCTTACCCATGAGGTACAATCCCACCAGGAAAAGATTGAGACGCTCAAAGCCAAAATCGGCCAGCAACAGCAAATCCTCAAAGCAAAGGAACAGGAGATGATCAGCCTGATGCGCCAAAACGAAAGCCTGCGCAGCAGCCTGATCAAACGGCTCAAAGCATATTATCTCTCAGGACAACAAGGCCTTTTCACCTATGCTTTTTCCGGGCAAACCCTACCAGAGATGCTAATAAGCCAGGAGGCCTTCGCCTCTCTGGTCACCTATGACCAAGAACTTTTCAGTGAATATCGCGCCAGTATCACAGAAATCAAGCGTGTAACGGAGGCTAAAAGCCTGGAAAAAGCCATGCTGGAAAAATTCCTGGAAGATACCGACCAGGAAACGCAGGAACTGAAGGCCACCGTCAAGCAAAAAGATGCACTGATGGAACGGGTTCGTGCTCAGAAAGGGCTTTATGTCTTGGCTCTACGAGAAATGCGCAAAGCCGAGCGTGAACTCGCTGACTCTTTGCAGCACCATCAGCCGCAGCTAACCGTCGCATTGCAGGGGAGCTTTCTTGAGAACAAGGGGTTGCTCCCACCGCCCCTCTGGGGAGAGGTCGTCCGAGGTTTTCACCAGTCTGGAGAAAATGGAGAGACTACCTTTGCCAACGGCATAACCATTAAAACTCCTGCCAAAAGTGAAGTCTTTGCCATCTTTGGTGGTACAATCCTTTTCGCCGGGCCCATGCGAGGATACGGCAAGATGATCATTATCGATCATCACCAGCAATATTATTCTGTCTCTGCACGGCTTGGAGAAATCTCGGTACAGGTTGGCGATACTGTTTCTCAGGGGCAGCTGCTCGGAAGAACAAATGCTGAAAGTTATCGTCCGGCAGGGGAGTTCTACTTTGAAATTCGTCGGGATGCCCTTGCCGAGAATCCCTTACACTGGCTTTCTCCTGAGAGCCTCTCTCTTCCCTGA